Proteins from one Microbacterium sp. Root553 genomic window:
- a CDS encoding amino acid ABC transporter ATP-binding protein, whose amino-acid sequence MITDLIDVHAPAIDLQGLVKSFGDNEVLKGIDLTVTAGEVVCIIGPSGSGKSTLLRSVNLLEEPTGGKVLIEGIDITDPDVDIDRVRTRIGMVFQSFNLFPHLDVMGNLMVAQQRVKKRSKAEAEKIAKEMLGRVGLAEKADAFPGHLSGGQQQRVAIARALCMNPDMMLFDEPTSALDPELVGEVLQVMRSLADEGMTMLVVTHEMGFAREVGSRLIFMDGGHIVEEGDPREVLANPQHPRTQDFLARVL is encoded by the coding sequence ATGATCACCGATCTGATTGATGTCCACGCTCCGGCGATCGACCTGCAGGGGCTCGTGAAGAGCTTCGGCGACAACGAGGTGCTCAAGGGCATCGACCTCACCGTCACCGCGGGCGAGGTGGTCTGCATCATCGGACCCTCCGGCTCCGGCAAGTCGACGCTTCTGCGCTCGGTGAACCTGCTCGAAGAGCCGACAGGCGGCAAGGTGCTGATCGAGGGGATCGACATCACCGACCCCGACGTCGACATCGACCGGGTGCGCACGCGCATCGGCATGGTGTTCCAGAGCTTCAACCTGTTCCCGCACCTCGATGTGATGGGCAACCTCATGGTCGCGCAGCAGCGCGTGAAGAAGCGGTCCAAGGCCGAGGCCGAGAAGATCGCGAAGGAGATGCTGGGGCGCGTCGGACTCGCCGAGAAGGCGGACGCTTTCCCCGGTCACCTGTCGGGCGGCCAGCAGCAGCGCGTCGCGATCGCCCGCGCGTTGTGCATGAATCCCGACATGATGCTGTTCGACGAGCCGACGTCGGCTCTCGATCCCGAGCTGGTGGGCGAAGTGCTGCAGGTCATGCGCTCGCTCGCCGACGAGGGGATGACGATGCTCGTCGTCACGCACGAGATGGGCTTCGCCCGCGAGGTGGGGTCGCGCCTGATCTTCATGGACGGCGGACACATCGTCGAAGAGGGTGACCCGCGTGAGGTGCTCGCCAACCCGCAGCATCCGCGCACCCAGGACTTCCTGGCTCGCGTGCTCTGA
- a CDS encoding amino acid ABC transporter permease: MALRRTTKSKLYRYTVYAVLIAIVVWAAVSTDWAKIGPLFFNPEIAAKMFPGIITTALVNTLWFTAVAFVAGLLLGVVLALLKLSSIGPFRWIATAWIELFRGLPAILTIFGVAFILPIALGISGRDLGGPVVLGLVGLILVASAYMAETIRAGIQAVPKGQTEAARSLGMSPMKTTFWIIVPQGFRIIIPPLTNEFVLLLKDTSLLFVAGTFIWSKELTNFARDAATQNTNATPLIMAAILYLIVTIPLTRFSAYLERRMAKQR; this comes from the coding sequence ATGGCGTTGAGGCGCACCACGAAGAGCAAGCTGTACCGGTACACCGTCTATGCGGTGCTGATCGCGATCGTCGTCTGGGCGGCGGTCAGCACCGACTGGGCGAAGATCGGGCCGCTGTTCTTCAACCCCGAGATCGCGGCGAAGATGTTCCCCGGGATCATCACGACCGCACTCGTCAACACGCTGTGGTTCACCGCTGTCGCGTTCGTCGCCGGGCTCCTGCTGGGGGTCGTGCTCGCACTGCTGAAGCTGTCGAGCATCGGGCCGTTCCGATGGATCGCCACGGCCTGGATCGAGCTGTTCCGCGGGCTTCCCGCGATCCTCACGATCTTCGGTGTGGCCTTCATCCTGCCGATCGCACTGGGCATCTCGGGGCGTGACCTCGGCGGCCCGGTCGTGCTCGGTCTCGTCGGCCTCATCCTCGTGGCGTCGGCGTACATGGCCGAGACGATCCGCGCCGGCATCCAGGCGGTCCCGAAGGGGCAGACCGAGGCTGCGCGCTCGCTCGGCATGTCTCCCATGAAGACCACGTTCTGGATCATCGTGCCGCAGGGATTCCGCATCATCATCCCGCCGCTCACGAATGAGTTCGTGCTGCTGCTGAAGGACACGTCGCTGCTCTTCGTCGCGGGAACGTTCATCTGGTCGAAGGAGCTCACCAACTTCGCCCGTGACGCCGCGACGCAGAACACGAACGCGACGCCGCTGATCATGGCGGCGATCCTGTACCTGATCGTGACGATCCCCCTCACGCGCTTCAGCGCGTACCTGGAACGACGGATGGCGAAGCAGCGATGA
- a CDS encoding transporter substrate-binding domain-containing protein: protein MQRRNIIAGIALAATATIALAGCAGGAGSGGSGEPAAGDEYDLVEAGTLTVCSDIPYAPFEFEGGDNGTGYTGFDIDLLDAIAKELDLKLSVQDVGFDALQSGTTLAAGTCDVGASAMTITDERKANIDFSEPYYESLQSLLVRTDSGIESIDDLSGKNVGVQQGTTGEAYATENATGAELVQYPSDGELWPAMQAGQIDAILQDQPVNLEHEKADNAYKIVEEYETGESYGFAFAKGEKDKLREAIDGALQDLRDSGDYQTIYDTYFTAK from the coding sequence ATGCAGCGTCGCAACATCATCGCCGGGATCGCGCTCGCCGCGACCGCCACCATCGCCCTTGCCGGTTGTGCGGGCGGCGCAGGAAGCGGCGGATCCGGTGAGCCGGCGGCGGGTGACGAGTACGACCTCGTCGAGGCCGGCACGCTCACGGTCTGCTCCGACATCCCGTACGCGCCCTTCGAGTTCGAGGGCGGCGACAACGGCACCGGGTACACGGGCTTCGACATCGACCTGCTCGACGCGATCGCGAAGGAGCTCGACCTCAAGCTGTCGGTGCAGGACGTCGGCTTCGACGCGCTGCAGTCCGGCACCACGCTCGCGGCCGGCACCTGCGATGTCGGGGCGTCGGCGATGACGATCACCGACGAGCGCAAGGCGAACATCGACTTCTCCGAGCCGTACTACGAGTCGCTGCAGTCGCTGCTCGTGCGCACCGACTCCGGCATCGAGTCGATCGACGACCTGTCGGGCAAGAACGTGGGCGTGCAGCAGGGCACGACCGGTGAGGCGTACGCGACCGAGAACGCCACAGGCGCGGAACTCGTGCAGTACCCCTCGGACGGAGAGCTGTGGCCGGCGATGCAGGCGGGTCAGATCGACGCCATCCTGCAGGACCAGCCGGTGAACCTCGAGCACGAGAAGGCCGACAACGCCTACAAGATCGTCGAGGAGTACGAGACGGGCGAGTCCTACGGCTTCGCGTTCGCGAAGGGCGAGAAGGACAAGCTGCGCGAGGCGATCGACGGTGCGCTGCAGGATCTGCGCGACAGCGGCGACTACCAGACCATCTACGACACCTACTTCACCGCGAAGTAA